The region TTGAGCATTTGCGCCTTAGATAAGTTCCGCCGCGAGAATGTCCGGCGTGGCAGCGGCTCGAAATGATAGGGTAATGCCGTGTTAGGGGTGCGCCGCGAGAGAATCCGCTGTGCGTGGCACGGGGCGTCGGCAGACTTGTGAAATGCAGCCGATTTACGTCAAAGGAAGAGAAATTCCGCGAGCGCAACCGCCGCCGGGTTCGCTTCCGGTTGGGGGCGCAGGGTCTGTCGCACTTCGATGGCGGGCAGCGGCCTTTCGAGCGCGAGGCGGCGGATGCCGGTCATCCGGCCAAGGTCGCGGGCCAGCGGGCCGAAGGCAGCGAAGCAGCCCGCCCCTTCCCGCAATATGGTCATGATATCGAACATATTGTCGGTTTCGAGGACTGGTGCACCCAGGACGATCCCGTCCCGATCCAGCGCTTCATCGATGATGCGGCGGAGGGCGTTGTGCGGTTCCATGGTCAGCGTCGGGCTGATCCGCAGCTCCTCAGGCGACACGCTGTCGCGGCGGGCGAGGGGATGATCGGCGCCCGCATAGATGTTGATCTGTTCCGACCAACCATAGCGGGAAGGAAGGTTTGCCGATTCGCCCAGGGCGTAGAAATAGGCGATGTCGACGCGGCCCTGCTCCAGCGCGCGGCGCGCTTCGTCAGCCAAATGGATGGACAGGTCGAGCGTGATGGCAACATCTTCATTCGCCGCCTCGAACGCCGCCAGCGCGTCCTGGAAATGGCCGAACACCGGGGCGGGCGCGGCGAGGGTGATGGATTGCCGGGCTGGTTCCGAAGCGGGCGGCGGGGCATCGACTGCCGGTGGCGCGGCGTCGGGCTCATCCATGGTCCACGC is a window of Sphingobium sp. MI1205 DNA encoding:
- a CDS encoding LysR family transcriptional regulator translates to MATPPLRQLDIFAQMVAAGGITRCARDTGLSADEIARGIASLEMRLGYKLFEDLPDRQRLTAAGRKTAEAMTLLSHDRSAAWTMDEPDAAPPAVDAPPPASEPARQSITLAAPAPVFGHFQDALAAFEAANEDVAITLDLSIHLADEARRALEQGRVDIAYFYALGESANLPSRYGWSEQINIYAGADHPLARRDSVSPEELRISPTLTMEPHNALRRIIDEALDRDGIVLGAPVLETDNMFDIMTILREGAGCFAAFGPLARDLGRMTGIRRLALERPLPAIEVRQTLRPQPEANPAAVALAEFLFL